A single genomic interval of Shewanella halotolerans harbors:
- a CDS encoding methyl-accepting chemotaxis protein: protein MNYKNWPIAKQIGALALILTVVVFAILSSVSYITAANVLEDKGKTAVKAQMHSTADLIELEYNSLLSLARRNADVLRAMYPGQFFKPDKTVMVMGKPTPALVHEREQINASKSKVDRYSNLTGGNATVFVRDGDDFIRISTSLKKADGKRALGTYLGKKHPGYGALMAGKEYEGYARLFGKDYMTVYRPITGPQGDIIGILYIGFDISEALTELQRSMNQLKLEESGYFTLIRNVDNAIIAQPNQESGTILNEAILDGLSLDAAKRGGQESEYLNGNKEPMYAYAVTIPGWQWTLLGQAKKRELNEESLKLLSINAGVAAVGVLLITLLLSMVLIKTLRPLRHLQHQLSELGKGDLTQEFDQVSPDTDNEVDRITHAARQMALSLRELVGALRASVNTLEEQASSAQEVARLNGEEAQQLMAQTDQIATAIEEMSTSVRDVANHASEGASQSQQVDNASRDGHQQLDQLVQGLGKLSEQLDASHMSVENVSKESEAISQVTEVINSIAEQTNLLALNAAIEAARAGEQGRGFAVVADEVRTLAQRTQTSISEISQTITQLQQQIKLTAEQMGQSHQLGTASAAQGQEAATNLNQITISIGELAIASSSIASATEQQSAVADEITRNLHEITELARDGEQRAGDTVDAAQNLSHIAAEIKQKISVFKS from the coding sequence ATGAACTATAAAAACTGGCCTATCGCCAAACAGATAGGCGCCCTTGCCCTGATCCTCACCGTCGTCGTATTTGCCATTCTCAGCAGCGTCTCCTACATCACAGCCGCCAACGTGCTGGAAGATAAAGGTAAGACGGCCGTAAAAGCGCAGATGCACAGCACCGCCGACCTGATTGAACTCGAGTACAACAGCCTGCTGTCTCTCGCCAGACGCAACGCCGATGTGCTCAGAGCCATGTACCCTGGTCAATTCTTCAAGCCAGATAAGACCGTCATGGTCATGGGGAAGCCCACCCCGGCGCTGGTGCACGAGCGCGAACAGATCAACGCCTCTAAGAGTAAGGTTGATCGCTACTCCAACCTCACCGGCGGTAACGCCACCGTCTTCGTACGCGATGGCGACGACTTTATCCGCATCTCCACCTCGCTGAAAAAAGCCGACGGCAAACGTGCCCTAGGCACCTACCTGGGTAAGAAGCACCCGGGCTACGGCGCGCTGATGGCGGGCAAAGAGTATGAAGGCTATGCCAGACTGTTTGGCAAAGACTATATGACAGTCTATCGCCCCATCACGGGCCCACAGGGCGACATCATTGGCATACTCTATATCGGCTTCGATATCTCAGAGGCGCTGACCGAGCTGCAGCGCTCCATGAACCAGCTCAAGCTGGAGGAGTCGGGTTACTTCACCCTGATCCGCAACGTGGACAACGCCATCATCGCCCAGCCCAACCAAGAGTCGGGCACCATACTGAACGAGGCGATACTGGACGGCCTCTCTCTTGACGCGGCCAAACGCGGCGGCCAGGAGAGCGAATACCTCAATGGCAACAAGGAGCCCATGTACGCCTACGCCGTCACCATTCCCGGCTGGCAATGGACCCTGCTGGGTCAGGCCAAGAAGCGTGAGCTGAACGAAGAGAGCCTGAAACTGCTGAGCATCAATGCCGGCGTCGCTGCCGTGGGCGTGCTGCTGATCACCCTGCTGCTCTCCATGGTGCTGATTAAGACACTGCGCCCGCTGCGTCACCTGCAGCACCAGCTTAGCGAGCTGGGCAAGGGTGACCTGACTCAAGAGTTCGACCAGGTCAGCCCAGACACAGACAACGAGGTCGACAGAATCACCCACGCCGCCCGCCAGATGGCACTGAGCCTGCGCGAACTGGTCGGTGCCCTGCGCGCCTCGGTTAATACGCTTGAGGAGCAGGCCAGCAGCGCCCAGGAAGTGGCCAGACTCAACGGCGAAGAGGCCCAGCAGCTGATGGCGCAGACCGACCAGATAGCCACGGCCATCGAAGAGATGTCCACCTCGGTGCGCGACGTGGCCAACCACGCCAGCGAAGGCGCCAGCCAGAGCCAGCAGGTCGACAACGCCTCCCGCGATGGCCACCAGCAGCTCGATCAGCTGGTGCAGGGCCTTGGCAAACTCAGCGAACAGCTAGATGCCAGCCATATGAGCGTCGAGAACGTCAGCAAGGAGAGCGAGGCGATTAGCCAGGTCACTGAGGTGATCAACAGCATCGCCGAGCAGACCAACCTGCTGGCGCTCAACGCCGCCATCGAGGCCGCCCGCGCCGGCGAACAGGGCCGCGGCTTCGCCGTGGTGGCCGATGAGGTGAGAACCCTGGCCCAGCGCACTCAGACCTCGATCTCAGAGATCAGCCAGACCATCACTCAATTGCAGCAGCAGATCAAGCTCACCGCCGAGCAGATGGGCCAGAGCCACCAGCTGGGCACCGCCTCCGCCGCCCAGGGACAGGAGGCCGCGACCAACCTCAACCAGATCACCATCAGCATCGGGGAGCTGGCTATCGCGTCGAGCAGCATCGCCAGCGCTACAGAGCAGCAGAGTGCGGTGGCCGACGAGATCACCCGCAACCTGCATGAGATCACCGAGCTCGCCCGCGACGGCGAACAGCGCGCCGGCGACACAGTCGACGCCGCCCAAAACCTCTCCCACATAGCCGCCGAGATCAAACAGAAGATCAGCGTGTTTAAGTCGTAA
- the cydB gene encoding cytochrome d ubiquinol oxidase subunit II: protein MFDYEILRFVWWALIGVLFIGFAVTDGFDMGVGALLPIIGKDDTERRIMINSIAPHWDGNQVWLITAGGALFAAWPMVYAVSFSGFYVAMMLVLFALFLRPVGFDYRSKIEDPRWRKAWDWALFVGGFVPPLIIGVAFGNLLQGVPFNFDEYLRATYHGGLFGLLNPFGLLAGLVSVSMIIMQGASWLQMKTEGELRVRAATATQVAAALVAVLFTLAGVWLANGIDGYVVTSTIDTHGASNPALKTVAVEAGAWLANYDKYPVTMLFPILGIAMPVLALLASRFNRSGFAFLFSSLAVAMVILTCGAAMFPFVMPSSLEPNVSLTMWDATASHMTLTVMTWAAAIFVPIVLSYTIWTYFKMFGRLSRSYIEDNKTSLY from the coding sequence ATGTTTGATTATGAAATATTAAGATTTGTCTGGTGGGCGCTGATTGGTGTGCTGTTCATCGGATTTGCCGTCACCGACGGTTTCGACATGGGCGTGGGTGCCTTGCTGCCTATCATAGGTAAGGACGATACCGAGCGCCGTATTATGATCAACTCGATTGCCCCCCACTGGGACGGCAACCAGGTATGGTTGATCACAGCCGGTGGCGCCCTGTTTGCCGCCTGGCCTATGGTATACGCGGTCTCTTTCTCTGGCTTCTATGTGGCCATGATGTTGGTGCTGTTTGCCCTGTTCCTGCGTCCCGTGGGCTTCGATTACCGCTCTAAGATCGAAGATCCAAGATGGCGTAAGGCTTGGGACTGGGCGCTGTTTGTGGGTGGCTTCGTTCCGCCGCTCATCATAGGCGTGGCCTTCGGCAACCTGCTGCAAGGCGTGCCGTTTAACTTCGACGAGTATCTGCGTGCAACCTACCACGGTGGTCTGTTTGGCCTGCTTAACCCATTTGGCCTACTGGCCGGTCTGGTGAGCGTGTCTATGATCATCATGCAGGGCGCTTCTTGGCTACAGATGAAGACAGAAGGCGAGCTGCGCGTACGTGCAGCGACGGCGACCCAAGTGGCTGCGGCCTTGGTTGCTGTGCTCTTCACCCTGGCCGGTGTATGGCTAGCCAATGGTATCGACGGTTATGTTGTCACCTCGACTATCGACACCCACGGCGCATCTAACCCAGCCCTTAAGACGGTTGCGGTAGAGGCGGGTGCCTGGCTGGCCAACTACGACAAGTACCCAGTGACCATGCTGTTCCCAATCCTGGGTATCGCCATGCCTGTACTGGCGCTGCTGGCGAGTCGTTTCAACCGCTCTGGTTTCGCCTTCCTGTTCAGCTCGCTGGCGGTGGCTATGGTGATCCTGACCTGCGGCGCGGCCATGTTCCCGTTCGTGATGCCATCATCACTTGAGCCAAACGTGAGCCTGACCATGTGGGATGCCACAGCGAGTCACATGACACTGACTGTGATGACCTGGGCGGCCGCGATTTTCGTGCCTATCGTGCTAAGCTACACCATCTGGACTTACTTCAAGATGTTTGGTCGCTTGAGCCGTAGCTACATCGAAGACAACAAGACGTCACTTTACTAA
- a CDS encoding efflux RND transporter permease subunit, translating into MIKALVENGRLASLVIALLIVAGLGAITSLPRMEDPSITNRFASVVTHYPGASAERVEALVTEVLENQLRRLEELKLVQSTSRPGISVIQLELKDRITETDPVWSRARDLINDAKNLLPPAAQNALLDDQLGYANTAILGLVWQGAGEPRQDILNRYAKELQSQLRLIPGTDFVKLYGAPTEEILVQIDAQNVNRIGLSAAAIAQILANADTKVSAGEITNDAFRALVEVSGELDSVTRIRQVPLKVDENGQIIRLGEVASVQRQPKTPAASIALIEQAQGIMVSARMLNNTRVDLWLQQVHRVVEKVQGDLSSNVKIQWLFDQEGYTTTRLSDLIASLLLGFIIILVVLMLTLGLRNAVIVSLSLPLTALFTLACMKYVGLPIHQMSVTGLVVALGIMVDNAIVIVDAIAQRRRQGLDRLSAVGETLKHLWLPLAGSTITTMLAFTPIILMPGAAGEFVGGIAISVIFALLGSYLISHTLIAGFAGRFGAEGDATHWYQRGVNFPIIARAFSTTLHIALKRPLLAGVVIGILPISGFIASGQMTEQFFPPSDRDMFQIEVHLAPQSSIENTRALVERIDAKLRATGEMQRLDWVIGGNAPSFYYNLLQRQQGAANYAQAMIKVADFERANQLIPRLQTQLDTEFPEAQILVRKLEQGPPFNAPVELRIYGHNLDTLREIGDEVRRILITTDHVLHTRATLSAGAPKVWFQVNEDASKMSGLSLTDIANQIQMATTGINGGSILEQTESLPIRVRTQDLMREQQTELSQINLLSSNGVGIPLSALASSRIDVSLGAIPRRDGQRVNTIEAYLESDVLPQQVLNQAKTRIDALTLPAGYRIEVGGESAKRNEAVGNLLSNIVLVITLLLATVVLSFNSFRLTGIILLSAVQSAGLGLLAVYLFNYPFGFTVIIGLLGLMGLAINAAIVILAELEDMPDRREASIEAIVQVVSSCGRHIGSTTITTIGGFLPLIIAGGGFWPPFAIAIAGGTALTTLLSLVWVPTMYQLLMTKRQAAPVPALQPS; encoded by the coding sequence ATGATAAAAGCCTTAGTCGAAAATGGTCGTCTGGCTAGTCTGGTGATCGCCCTGCTGATCGTCGCTGGCCTTGGCGCCATCACCAGCCTGCCCCGCATGGAAGATCCCAGCATCACCAACCGCTTCGCCTCTGTGGTCACCCACTATCCGGGCGCGTCGGCGGAGCGGGTCGAAGCCTTGGTCACCGAGGTGCTAGAGAATCAGCTCAGACGCCTGGAAGAGCTGAAACTGGTGCAGTCCACCTCACGCCCGGGGATCTCCGTCATCCAGCTAGAGCTGAAAGACAGGATCACAGAGACAGACCCCGTCTGGTCAAGGGCCAGGGATCTCATCAACGATGCCAAGAACCTGCTGCCCCCCGCGGCGCAAAATGCCCTGCTGGATGATCAGCTGGGCTATGCCAACACCGCCATTCTGGGTCTGGTGTGGCAAGGTGCGGGCGAGCCGCGCCAGGATATCCTCAACCGCTATGCCAAGGAGCTACAGAGTCAGCTCAGGCTGATCCCGGGCACAGACTTCGTGAAACTCTATGGTGCCCCCACCGAAGAGATCTTGGTGCAGATCGACGCCCAAAACGTCAACCGCATCGGCCTCAGCGCCGCCGCCATCGCCCAGATCCTGGCTAACGCCGATACTAAGGTGTCCGCCGGAGAGATCACCAACGACGCCTTTCGCGCCCTGGTGGAGGTCTCCGGCGAGCTGGACTCTGTCACCCGCATCAGACAGGTGCCGCTCAAAGTGGATGAAAACGGTCAGATCATACGCCTGGGAGAGGTCGCCAGCGTGCAGCGCCAGCCCAAGACACCCGCCGCCAGCATCGCCCTCATAGAGCAGGCTCAGGGGATCATGGTGTCGGCGCGCATGCTCAACAACACCCGGGTCGACCTCTGGCTACAGCAGGTGCATCGCGTGGTCGAGAAGGTGCAAGGGGATCTCTCCTCCAACGTGAAGATCCAGTGGCTGTTCGATCAAGAAGGCTATACCACCACTCGCCTGAGCGACCTTATCGCCAGCCTGCTGCTGGGCTTCATCATCATCTTGGTGGTGCTCATGCTGACTCTGGGGCTGCGCAACGCGGTGATCGTCTCCCTGTCGCTGCCGCTGACCGCCCTCTTTACCCTGGCCTGCATGAAGTATGTCGGCCTGCCGATTCATCAGATGTCGGTGACCGGCCTGGTGGTGGCGCTGGGGATCATGGTGGATAACGCCATCGTCATCGTCGATGCCATCGCCCAGCGTCGCCGCCAGGGGCTGGATCGCCTCAGCGCCGTCGGCGAGACCCTCAAACATCTCTGGCTGCCACTGGCAGGCTCCACCATCACCACCATGCTGGCCTTCACCCCCATCATCCTCATGCCGGGGGCCGCGGGAGAGTTTGTCGGCGGTATCGCTATCTCGGTGATCTTCGCCCTGCTAGGCTCCTACCTCATATCCCATACGCTGATCGCCGGTTTCGCGGGCCGATTCGGCGCCGAGGGCGATGCCACGCACTGGTATCAGCGTGGGGTCAACTTCCCCATTATCGCCCGCGCCTTTAGCACTACACTGCATATCGCCCTCAAGCGTCCCCTGTTGGCCGGCGTGGTGATAGGCATATTGCCCATTAGCGGCTTTATCGCCTCGGGGCAGATGACAGAGCAGTTCTTCCCGCCGTCAGACAGGGACATGTTCCAGATAGAGGTGCACCTGGCGCCCCAGTCCAGCATTGAGAACACCCGCGCCCTAGTAGAGCGTATCGATGCCAAGCTCAGGGCCACCGGCGAGATGCAGAGGCTCGACTGGGTGATTGGCGGCAATGCGCCTTCCTTCTACTACAACCTTCTGCAGCGTCAGCAAGGGGCGGCCAACTATGCCCAGGCGATGATCAAGGTTGCCGACTTCGAGCGCGCCAACCAGCTGATCCCAAGATTGCAGACACAGCTCGACACCGAGTTCCCCGAGGCGCAGATCCTGGTGCGTAAGCTAGAGCAGGGCCCACCGTTCAATGCCCCCGTAGAGCTGCGCATCTACGGCCACAACTTAGATACCCTTAGAGAAATAGGCGATGAGGTGCGGCGCATTCTGATCACCACAGATCACGTGCTGCACACCCGCGCCACCCTGAGCGCCGGCGCACCTAAGGTCTGGTTTCAGGTAAACGAAGACGCCAGCAAGATGAGCGGCCTGAGCCTGACGGATATCGCCAACCAGATCCAGATGGCCACTACCGGCATCAACGGCGGCAGCATACTGGAGCAGACGGAGTCGCTACCGATCCGGGTACGAACCCAAGATCTGATGCGCGAGCAGCAGACCGAGCTGTCACAGATAAACCTGCTGTCGAGCAACGGCGTCGGCATCCCGCTCTCGGCGCTGGCCAGCAGCCGTATCGACGTCAGCCTGGGCGCCATCCCCAGACGTGACGGCCAGCGCGTCAACACCATAGAGGCCTACCTGGAGAGCGATGTGCTGCCCCAACAGGTGCTCAATCAGGCCAAGACGCGCATCGACGCCCTCACCCTGCCCGCCGGTTATCGTATCGAGGTGGGCGGCGAGAGCGCCAAGCGCAACGAGGCCGTGGGTAACCTGCTGTCCAACATCGTCTTGGTGATCACTTTGCTGCTGGCGACCGTGGTGCTGTCGTTCAACTCCTTCCGCCTGACCGGCATCATACTGCTGAGCGCAGTGCAGTCGGCAGGCCTTGGCCTACTCGCCGTCTACCTGTTTAACTATCCCTTCGGTTTTACGGTGATCATCGGCCTGCTGGGCCTGATGGGGCTGGCGATCAACGCCGCCATCGTCATCCTGGCCGAGCTCGAGGATATGCCAGACAGGCGAGAGGCGAGTATTGAGGCTATTGTCCAAGTGGTCAGCAGCTGCGGCCGCCATATCGGCTCAACCACCATCACCACCATAGGCGGCTTCCTGCCGCTTATCATCGCAGGTGGCGGCTTCTGGCCACCGTTTGCCATCGCCATCGCTGGCGGCACGGCGCTCACCACCCTGTTGTCCCTGGTCTGGGTGCCAACCATGTACCAGCTGCTGATGACCAAGCGCCAGGCGGCGCCCGTGCCCGCACTTCAGCCCAGCTAA
- the cydX gene encoding cytochrome bd-I oxidase subunit CydX — translation MWYFAWILGILLACSFGIINALWLENTENMDRDSELND, via the coding sequence ATGTGGTATTTTGCTTGGATATTAGGCATTTTGCTGGCGTGTTCTTTCGGTATCATCAACGCCTTGTGGTTAGAGAATACTGAGAACATGGATAGGGATTCAGAGCTTAACGATTAA
- a CDS encoding HNH endonuclease yields the protein MENALGTKRGAKALFSGKAAIDYKKQGKPLYVIVWEEGSKSGFVVKPDPNNEGEIVKAEISIQKISQYESIGSARPKELEELFQIEVPAISEPIEPVPVVDEHVLSSILTRRGQKAFREGLLQAYSRRCAITGCDAEPVLEAAHIIPHAESQSYSISNGLLLRADIHTLFDLFHLSIDPETAEVALAPQFHSSYPEIVGVHLRVPDVPEQLPSPTALKQHFLNWKRKNNG from the coding sequence ATGGAAAACGCTCTAGGTACGAAGCGGGGTGCGAAAGCGCTATTTTCCGGAAAAGCCGCAATTGATTACAAGAAGCAAGGAAAGCCACTCTATGTCATCGTATGGGAGGAAGGCTCAAAAAGTGGTTTTGTTGTTAAGCCTGATCCGAACAATGAAGGCGAAATTGTTAAAGCAGAGATATCCATTCAAAAGATCTCTCAATATGAATCAATAGGCTCAGCCCGTCCAAAAGAACTCGAAGAACTGTTCCAAATAGAAGTACCAGCAATAAGCGAACCTATTGAACCGGTCCCTGTCGTTGATGAACACGTACTTTCTAGCATCTTAACTAGGAGAGGACAAAAAGCATTTAGGGAGGGGTTGTTACAAGCATATAGTAGGCGTTGCGCCATAACGGGCTGCGATGCAGAGCCGGTCCTGGAAGCCGCGCATATCATACCGCATGCAGAGTCACAGTCTTACTCGATCTCAAACGGGTTGTTACTCCGAGCTGATATTCATACGCTCTTCGATTTATTTCATCTATCAATTGATCCTGAGACAGCAGAGGTCGCGTTAGCTCCGCAATTCCATAGTTCATATCCAGAGATAGTGGGTGTGCATCTTCGTGTACCTGATGTACCGGAACAGTTGCCGAGTCCGACGGCGCTTAAACAGCATTTTCTAAACTGGAAAAGAAAAAACAATGGCTAA